In Anaerolineales bacterium, the following proteins share a genomic window:
- the ahcY gene encoding adenosylhomocysteinase, whose protein sequence is MSNYDIKDINQAEGGRRRMDWAEREMPVLRQIRERFKKEKPLKGLRVSACLHVTTETANLMVTLQEGGADIVLTASNPLSTQDDVAAALVNQFEIPTFAIKGEDKVTYFKHIRAALEHKPHMTMDDGADLVSSLFFIEMGRFEKLEPSLASWAKGLSDDERKEMLKGVIGGTEETTTGVIRLKAMEKDKVLKFPVIAVNDAQTKHFFDNRYGTGQSTIDGIIRATNVLLAGKIFVVAGYGWCGRGLALRARGMGAQVVVTEVDPMKALEAVMDGYQVAPMNEAAKVGDFFCTVTGDLNVIDEAHFKIMKDGAIVANSGHFNVEINIPALEKMSKGKPNLVRPFVDQYETKDGRKINILGEGRLINLASAEGHPASVMDMSFANQALSAEYMAKNADKLEKKVYSVPEEIDKEIARLKLEAMGVKIDTLTAEQTHYLNSWEEGT, encoded by the coding sequence ATGAGTAACTACGATATCAAAGACATCAACCAAGCCGAAGGCGGACGCCGCCGTATGGACTGGGCAGAGCGCGAGATGCCCGTCTTGCGGCAGATCCGCGAGCGGTTCAAGAAGGAGAAGCCGCTCAAGGGATTGCGCGTGTCGGCTTGTTTGCATGTGACGACCGAGACCGCCAACCTGATGGTCACATTGCAGGAAGGCGGCGCGGACATTGTCCTTACCGCGTCGAACCCGCTGTCCACGCAAGATGATGTCGCCGCGGCGTTGGTGAATCAATTCGAGATCCCCACGTTCGCGATCAAAGGCGAGGACAAAGTCACATACTTCAAGCACATCCGCGCCGCGTTGGAACACAAGCCGCACATGACGATGGACGACGGCGCGGACTTGGTCTCGTCGCTGTTCTTCATCGAGATGGGACGCTTTGAAAAACTCGAGCCGTCTCTCGCGAGTTGGGCAAAGGGACTCTCCGACGACGAGCGCAAAGAAATGCTCAAGGGCGTGATCGGCGGAACGGAAGAAACCACCACAGGCGTTATCCGCCTCAAGGCGATGGAAAAAGATAAGGTGTTGAAGTTCCCTGTCATCGCGGTGAACGACGCGCAGACCAAGCACTTCTTCGACAACCGCTACGGTACGGGTCAATCCACCATTGACGGCATCATCCGCGCCACGAACGTTTTGCTCGCGGGCAAAATTTTCGTCGTGGCTGGCTACGGCTGGTGCGGTCGCGGACTCGCCTTACGGGCGCGCGGGATGGGCGCGCAAGTCGTCGTCACCGAGGTGGACCCGATGAAGGCGTTGGAAGCGGTCATGGACGGGTATCAGGTCGCCCCGATGAATGAAGCGGCGAAAGTCGGCGATTTCTTTTGCACGGTCACGGGCGATCTCAACGTCATTGATGAAGCGCATTTCAAGATCATGAAAGACGGCGCGATCGTCGCCAACTCGGGTCACTTCAACGTGGAGATCAACATCCCCGCGCTCGAAAAGATGAGCAAAGGCAAGCCGAACCTCGTGCGCCCGTTCGTGGATCAATACGAGACGAAAGACGGACGCAAGATCAACATCCTCGGCGAAGGGCGACTCATCAACCTCGCTTCTGCCGAAGGGCATCCTGCCTCCGTCATGGACATGTCTTTCGCCAACCAAGCCTTGTCCGCCGAATACATGGCGAAGAACGCCGACAAGTTGGAGAAGAAGGTCTATTCCGTGCCCGAGGAAATTGACAAGGAAATCGCCCGTCTCAAACTCGAAGCCATGGGCGTGAAGATCGACACGCTCACCGCCGAGCAAACTCACTATTTGAATTCGTGGGAAGAGGGAACTTAA
- a CDS encoding carbohydrate kinase family protein, giving the protein MDILLTGSVAYDYLMTFPGHFKEQILPERLSSISLSFLVDSMSKQRGGIAPNIAYSMALLGTKPRVMAAVGEDFEEYRKWLESKGVDTSLMKVIPGEFTASFFATTDQVSAQIASFYPGAMAHSAKQSLKELDNKPDLVIVSPSAPEAMMKFPAECRELGIPYLYDPSQQVLRLEGDELARDMEGAQFLFCNDYEFGLISKKTHWSLDQILDHVKVLVITRGKDGADLYMGGDSVHIPTVPEKEIVDPTGVGDAFRGGFLAGYSRGFDWKLCGEIGSLAAVYCLEQKGPQSHSYSREEFVERFRKHFADEGKLEGLLG; this is encoded by the coding sequence ATGGACATCCTTCTCACCGGCTCAGTTGCCTACGATTACCTGATGACCTTCCCCGGTCATTTCAAAGAACAAATCCTCCCCGAACGTTTATCTTCGATCAGTCTATCTTTCCTCGTCGATTCAATGTCGAAACAACGCGGCGGCATCGCGCCGAACATCGCCTATTCGATGGCTCTGCTGGGGACCAAACCGCGAGTGATGGCGGCTGTCGGCGAGGATTTTGAAGAATATCGTAAGTGGCTTGAATCCAAAGGCGTTGACACGTCGTTGATGAAAGTGATTCCCGGCGAGTTCACCGCTTCGTTCTTCGCGACAACGGATCAGGTCTCCGCGCAGATCGCTTCGTTCTATCCCGGAGCGATGGCGCATTCCGCGAAGCAATCGCTGAAAGAGTTGGATAATAAACCCGATTTGGTGATCGTTTCCCCGTCCGCGCCGGAAGCGATGATGAAATTCCCCGCCGAATGCCGCGAGTTGGGAATCCCGTATTTGTATGATCCGAGTCAACAAGTGCTGCGTCTGGAAGGGGATGAACTTGCCCGCGACATGGAAGGCGCGCAGTTCCTGTTTTGCAACGATTACGAGTTTGGATTAATCTCGAAGAAAACACACTGGAGTTTGGATCAGATTCTCGATCACGTGAAGGTTTTGGTCATCACGCGCGGCAAAGACGGTGCGGACTTGTACATGGGCGGGGACTCGGTCCACATCCCGACCGTGCCTGAAAAAGAGATCGTTGACCCAACGGGCGTCGGCGACGCGTTCCGCGGCGGATTCCTCGCGGGCTATTCGCGCGGCTTCGATTGGAAGTTGTGCGGCGAGATCGGTTCGCTGGCGGCGGTGTATTGTTTGGAGCAGAAGGGTCCGCAGAGCCATTCGTACTCGCGGGAAGAATTTGTCGAGAGGTTCAGAAAGCATTTTGCGGATGAGGGGAAGTTGGAAGGTTTGTTGGGTTAG